A genomic region of Dunckerocampus dactyliophorus isolate RoL2022-P2 chromosome 8, RoL_Ddac_1.1, whole genome shotgun sequence contains the following coding sequences:
- the tacc1 gene encoding transforming acidic coiled-coil-containing protein 1 isoform X2 codes for MSWLSPVSWAKWTWTAVRGGEEGEEEEGSERVQGGEQREEEDDDEERSQGCSSDSDGHFDTPEAATPVHVPPIVQGELESDNKTDVEQDEHLIVTAPAGDDKNLLFHNMGQDEPTTPVLDPLEMNTRHLGAQQNGNLSDPIDSEPIIDSFSETLVPGVEKSTVLLTDLPCEETLVPEVTKCTVPSPEPPCDTIPVLVEQPHLDFALASSAGPAIDSVQVSEADLYPAVNLPEEKPLVDSEAQNNGVVNQSVEFSSKTKTRKSKPPSLEISDAPREEVQSSEEQELVPKASYNFDPDQLDDNFNPFTSGGSKIQNSPPPCSTRTFPRLEPLGSSLPVYEDSGAAELASATESTSEAKSVMLEFGVDEGAVSKPPPKKLGLRKTTSKLKKQVKPKVPETSCEPAPEPIISEPVSDPASISEPAPVTNFSVSDSTVPLNLDDVPIPRKGTYNFDPSQWDDPNFNPFGSNSKASSSPVLPKGSYTFDPDKFDDSVDPFKPSKTLNNEDVSSCSTLPEKKLKDGSKQKAEHPEGEKKVRQITKKSKARTAKNPCQAEKHDESQSQMQDMCKQEEEVVVQTPEIVQRVHHATDEEKLASTGIMGQTDNHEKKGESECSKESSKKKPVDHKPIEDDPETKMAHEDLRNMCTDDTCETSVNLTMCSSATDTEVMSQDKIPLSEIDKAAVLTLIREEIITKEIEVSEWKRKYEESRAEVLEMRKIVAEYEKTVAQMIEDEQQQKTLSCSKSVRQLTLERDQALADLNSVERSFADLFRRYENMKGVLEGFKKNEEVLKKCAQDYLTRIKQEEQRYQTLKVHAEEKLDRANEEIAQVRAKANAEGVALNASLRKEQMKVDSLERAVLQKNQEIEELTKICDELIAKLGTE; via the exons ATGTCCTGGCTGTCACCTGTGTCCTGGGCCAAATGGACCTGGACGGCGGTGCGAGGGGGAGAGGAaggcgaggaagaggaggggagCGAGAGGGTGCAGGGTGGGGAGCAaagggaagaggaggatgatgatgaagagCGATCTCAAGGCTGCAG CTCTGACTCAGATGGTCATTTCGACACCCCTGAAGCAGCAACTCCTGTCCACGTGCCACCGATAGTCCAGGGCGAGCTGGAGAGTGACAACAAAACAG ATGTGGAGCAGGATGAGCACCTGATTGTTACAGCGCCAGCTGGGGATGACAAAAATTTGCTCTTCCACAACATGGGTCAAGATGAGCCTACGACCCCTGTGCTAGACCCACTGGAGATGAACACCAGGCACCTTGGAGcacaacaaaatggcaacctgTCAGACCCAATAGACTCTGAGCCCATCATTGATTCATTCTCAGAGACACTGGTTCCCGGAGTGGAAAAATCTACAGTTCTCTTGACAGATCTACCCTGTGAAGAGACATTGGTTCCAGAAGTGACAAAATGCACAGTTCCATCACCAGAACCACCCTGTGACACTATTCCCGTCTTGGTTGAACAACCGCATCTGGATTTTGCTCTAGCTTCTTCTGCTGGTCCTGCAATAGACTCAGTCCAAGTCAGTGAAGCTGACCTTTACCCTGCTGTGAATCTCCCAGAAGAGAAACCTCTTGTTGATTCAGAAGCACAAAACAATGGTGTCGTCAACCAATCCGTTGAGTTCAGCTCAAAAACTAAAACACGCAAATCTAAACCTCCATCCTTGGAGATAAGTGACGCACCTAGGGAAGAAGTACAATCAAGCGAGGAACAAGAACTTGTTCCCAAAGCCTCTTATAATTTTGACCCTGACCAGttagatgacaactttaatCCTTTCACTAGTGGAGGTTCCAAAATCCAGAACTCTCCACCACCATGCAGTACAAGAACTTTCCCCAGACTTGAGCCACTTGGTAGCTCCCTGCCCGTCTACGAAGACAGTGGAGCAGCAGAATTAGCATCAGCAACAGAGTCAACATCCGAGGCAAAATCCGTGATGCTGGAGTTTGGTGTGGATGAGGGGGCAGTCAGCAAGCCACCTCCAAAGAAATTAGGATTGAGAAAGACAACCAGCAAACTCAAGAAGCAAGTCAAGCCCAAAGTGCCAGAGACATCCTGTGAACCTGCACCAGAACCTATAATATCAGAACCAGTTTCTGACCCAGCATCTATTTCTGAGCCAGCTCCAGTAACTAATTTCTCAGTTTCAGACTCAACTGTGCCTCTAAACCTGGATGACGTTCCCATTCCTAGGAAGGGAACATATAACTTTGACCCCAGTCAGTGGGATGACCCCAACTTCAACCCATTTGGGAGCAACAGCAAGGCGAGCAGTTCTCCAGTGCTCCCCAAAGGCTCCTACACCTTCGACCCAGACAAGTTTGATGACTCTGTGGACCCTTTCAAGCCTTCTAAAACCCTGAACAACGAGGATGTGTCCAGTTGTTCCACTCTGCCAGAGAAAAAACTGAAAGACGGAAGCAAACAGAAAGCAGAGCACCCAGAGGGAGAAAAGAAAGTTCGGCAGATTACCAAGAAAAGCAAAGCGAGGACGGCCAA GAACCCCTGTCAAGCTGAGAAACATGATGAGAGCCAGTCGCAGATGCAGGACATGTGCAAACAG GAAGAAGAGGTGGTGGTTCAGACCCCAGAGATCGTACAGCGAGTTCACCACGCCACTGATGAGGAGAAGCTGGCGTCCACAGGCATCATGGGTCAGACAGACAACCACGAGAAGAAAGGAGAATCTGAATGCAGTAAGGAATCCAGCAAAAAAAAGCCAGTCGACCACAAGCCTATTGAAGATG ATCCTGAGACCAAGATGGCCCACGAAGACCTGAGGAACATGTGTACAGATGATACA TGTGAGACATCTGTGAATCTAACCATGTGCAGCAGTGCTACAGATACAGAAGTGATGTCTCAGGACAAAATTCCTCTTAGTGAGATAGACAAGGCTGCTGTGCTCACTCTCATCAGAGAGGAG ataaTCACTAAAGAGATTGAGGTCAGTGAGTGGAAGAGGAAGTATGAGGAGAGCAGAGCTGAGGTTCTGGAGATGAG GAAAATTGTTGCAGAGTATGAAAAGACAGTTGCGCAGATGATTG AGGATGAACAGCAGCAGAAGACGCTGTCGTGTAGTAAGTCAGTCAGGCAGCTGACTCTAGAAAGGGATCAGGCCCTGGCTGACCTCAACTCTGTGGAACGCTCCTTCGCTGACCTCTTCAGGAGGTATGAAAACATGAAGGGAGTCCTGGAGGGCTTCAAGAAG AATGAGGAAGTGCTGAAGAAGTGTGCACAAGATTACTTGACACGCATCAAGCAGGAGGAGCAGCGTTACCAAACCCTCAAAGTGCATGCGGAGGAGAAGCTGGACAG